The Acetobacter oryzifermentans genomic interval GTTATGGCCGGGCAATCTGTTGGCATGGTAAAATCTGTGCAGCCGGTGGCCCAGATTATTGCTGACCTGATAGATCAGGCCGTGATAGCGCTGATCCGTCAACAACGCCGCATGGATGCTGATGGCTGAAAACGCCCCAAGTTCTGAACAGGAGCAGCCGGCTGCTCTGCCTCCGCTCCCCGATATTGGTACATACGGGGTAGGGGGCGCACTGCGCAAACGCCGCGAACAGCTTGGCTGGTCCTTGGATGATGTTGCCGCGTATCTGCGCATCCGAGATGCATATCTGGATGCGCTGGAAACCGGAAAAGCGGATGTGCTTCCGGCGGAAGTATATACGCTTGGGTTTTTACGGGCCTATGCGCAGGCTTTGGGGTTTGATCCAAACCCTATGGTGGAGCGTTACAGGCAGGAAGCGCGCAACGCTATTCGGCAGCCAGAACTTGTGTTTCCAGATCCGCCGCCAGATCGGCGTATTCCTCCGGCTGTGTCCATTTCTCTTGGGCTTGCTGTTATTCTGGCCAGCTATGTGGGGTGGTATTACTTTACAGGGCACACGCCACCTGCTCCGGAGCGTGTGCCGCCAGTGGCAAGCCTTCTGCCTGGTGAGCAGACCCATAATGCGCCTTCTCCGCAAGTGGCTTCCATTTTGCCGGATAAAAGTGCTGTTCCAGCACCTTTGCCCTCCTCTGCACAGCCTAAGCCATCAGGCTCTGAACCGGCATCGAACGCGCAAAGTGCGGGGAATGCTTTGCCTGAAGGTACCGTAGCATCGGAAGCAACGCAGCCAGTTGGTGATATTGGTGCAACATCTGCACAAAATCCCCAACAGCCCAACGCGCAAATGCTACCTGCTGCAACGCCAGCGGCTCCTTCTGAGGCGGTTGCTGATAATCAGATCGTGCTGAAGGCGCTTGCCGCCAGTTGGGTGCAG includes:
- a CDS encoding helix-turn-helix domain-containing protein, which gives rise to MAENAPSSEQEQPAALPPLPDIGTYGVGGALRKRREQLGWSLDDVAAYLRIRDAYLDALETGKADVLPAEVYTLGFLRAYAQALGFDPNPMVERYRQEARNAIRQPELVFPDPPPDRRIPPAVSISLGLAVILASYVGWYYFTGHTPPAPERVPPVASLLPGEQTHNAPSPQVASILPDKSAVPAPLPSSAQPKPSGSEPASNAQSAGNALPEGTVASEATQPVGDIGATSAQNPQQPNAQMLPAATPAAPSEAVADNQIVLKALAASWVQVKDANGKVVYDHILQPDEEWNVPVEGGPYSLTVGNAGGIVLRMGDVLTAPLGRNGAVRRKMLLTPQSVRDGILAAPAVQNNVATPPMHADVAAPAPNTVSEIPTDAQTDLAASEQALKPKETAPRTRHRAAPVQAEPSADDLNARQLQGMGSH